In the genome of Marinitoga hydrogenitolerans DSM 16785, the window AAGAGCATAGGTTATAATTTCTTTTAAAAATGGATATGTTGTTATTTCTCCTCCGGTTAGTTCAATAATATTTACCCCTAAATTTTTTAGCTCATATAGAATTTTTTTTGCATCATTTAAACTAATAAAATTATTCAAACTACTATTAAAATCGCCATAACAATGTAAACATTTTATATTACATTTATTTGTTAGTTCAATTGAAGCTACTTTAGGATAAATATTGTAATTATCTTTTATAATTAAAGAGCGATATTTTGGTGATTTTTGAAAATTAATATAAATACCATAAGTATTATTTATATTTGCAATAAAATTTTTCACCTTATTCTCTATTATATTATAGTCTTCTTAAACATTCCCTATAATACTATTAAGAGGCTGTGCTTAATCCTGATAAAGCTGAAATAACTGTAAAAGATAGCCCACAAAAAGCACAAGCTAAACAGCTCCAACAAGTTATATCGCTTGTAACCATTTCTGGCGTTGGCATAATTTCACCTCCTCATTTTTGCTTTACCATCTTCAAAAATTCTAAAACCCTATTGTTTACAATA includes:
- a CDS encoding subclass IId bacteriocin thuricin17, which encodes MPTPEMVTSDITCWSCLACAFCGLSFTVISALSGLSTAS